From the genome of Cryptococcus neoformans var. neoformans B-3501A chromosome 1, whole genome shotgun sequence, one region includes:
- a CDS encoding hypothetical protein (Match to ESTs gb|CF193126.1|CF193126, gb|CF193125.1|CF193125; HMMPfam hit to vATP-synt_E, ATP synthase (E/31 kDa) subunit, score: 218.5, E(): 1.3e-62), which translates to MSRSGALDDNEIQSEMNKMVAFISQEAREKAREIQVKADEEFAIEKAKIVRQESLAIDAQFEKKRKQAEVSWKISQSTAINNSRLKILQSRNDHLQTLFDEANKKVMELSAGDRYKDALVNLILEVLLKLLSADITLSHRPKDAELVEKSAQEAQKRYKDIAGRESNISFDPSLPDDSPGGVIGTSMGGRIKVDNTLEERLRILEEKMLPELRHDLFGPNENRKFYS; encoded by the exons ATGTCTCGCTCCGGAGCCCTTGATGACAATGAAATCCAGTCAGAGATGAACAAGATG GTGGCGTTCATCTCGCAAGAAGCGAGGGAGAAAGCCAGGGAGATCCAGGTCAAAGCAGACGAGGAATTCGCCATTGAAAAG GCAAAGATTGTGAGGCAGGAATCTCTCGCTATCGATGCCCAGTTCGAGAAGAAACGAAAGCAAGCCGAGGTCAGCTGGAAGAT TTCTCAGTCGACGGCCATCAATAACTCGCGCTTGAAGATCCTGCAGTCACGCAATGACCATCTTCAGACTTTGTTCGATGAGGCTAATAAGAAAGTCATGGAGTTGAGCGCGGGAGACCGGTATAAGGACGCTCTCGTGAACCTGATACTCGAG GTCCTCCTAAAGCTTCTTTCTGCTGACATTACCCTGTCCCACCGTCCAAAGGATGCGGAGCTCGTGGAAAAGAGTGCCCAAGAAGCTCAAAAACGATATAAGGATATTGCAGGCCGAGAATCTAATATATCTTTTGATCCAAGTCTCCCTGATGACAGCCCCGGTGGTGTCATTGGGACATCGATGGGAGGCAGAATCAAGGTGGACAATACTCTGGAGGAGAGATTAAGGATtctggaagagaag ATGCTACCCGAGTTGAGACATGATCTGTTTGGTCCCAACGAGAATCGAAAATTCTACTCT TAA
- a CDS encoding hypothetical protein (Match to ESTs gb|CF185760.1|CF185760, gb|CF185759.1|CF185759) — protein MTTGASNINGISGPAVLSNDVAESSKMAAEIDPVFHAVNLARGIFNVGYLNQEWSDIQLTFFASGLKSHRLILARSPYLAHLMSAAAPGTTIHLSFPDSNVTEESVHIALQHLYNPSMNLVYPQNARAVLATAFLFGGMPELIHHAYLVIRDSLDAKNVVDLVYWLEAPSDSSAVYDGQSSLRNHREDSVKAWLSDPYPRYGEWTVRLRHDAVNYLLHSLPEQVIQENKFNTLDDPLSVTYAHLPYELFKALVESPELPVVSHQDRFTFVKKVLVQRKKIAPSGGPQMEENVVLAFRGGEGMEVHVTRRPKKGRTFFKVEG, from the exons ATGACAACAGGCGCTTCCAATATTAACGGCATTAGTGGCCCCGCTGTATTAAGCAACGACGTCGCCGAGAGCTCAAAAATGGCTGCTGA GATCGACCCTGTTTTCCACGCTGTAAATCTGGCACGCGGTATTTTTAATGTTGGATATCTTAACCAAGAATGGTCGGATATCCAACTGACTTTCTTCGCAAGTGGATTGAAGTCTCATCGAC TGATTCTGGCCCGAAGTCCTTACCTAGCCCATCTGATGTCCGCAGCTGCTCCTGGGACGACCATTCATCTGTCGTTCCCTGATAGCAATGTGACCGAGGAATCCGTCCATATTGCTCTGCAGCACTTGTATA ATCCTTCTATGAACTTAGTATATCCCCAAAACGCTCGAGCAGTCCTTGCTACTGCCTTTCTTTTTGGAGGCATGCCAGAGCTTATTCACCACGCCTACCTCGTGATTCGTGATTCGTTGGATGCCAAAAACGTGGTTGATCTCGTGTACTGGCTTGAGGCACCCTCGGATTCTTCTGCGGTCTATGACGGACAGTCATCTTTGCGCAACCACAGGGAAGACAGTGTCAAGGCTTGGTTGAGCGATCCTTATCCGAGATATGGGGAGTGGACTGTCAGATTGAGACACGATGC GGTAAACTATCTTCTCCACTCCCTGCCCGAACAGGTGATTCAAGAAAACAAATTTAACACCCTGGATGATCCTCTTTCAGTTACTTATGCCCACCTTCCTTACGAGCTGTTCAAAGCACTTGTTGAATCACCTGAACTCCCTGTTGTTTCGCATCAAGATCGCTTTACTTTTGTCAAAAAAGTCCTTGTGCAGAGGAAAAAAATTGCCCCCAGTGGGGGGCCCCAAATGGAGGAAAACGTTGTTTTGGCGTTCAGAGGCGGTGAGGGCATGGAAGTGCACGTCACCAGAAGACCGAAAAAGGGCCGGACATTTTTCAAGGTTGAAGGATGA
- a CDS encoding hypothetical protein (Match to ESTs gb|CF188071.1|CF188071, gb|CF188070.1|CF188070), which yields MPHISTETAVGVILLVILILGSQLYPSAITGSPPPTSPSASTPVGELNKKSKKKPKKKLKSQKFTAETAHKGSPLATAAATADGANLPDAREEQADFRLTEDRKGNILAERPFLDDREENIGSFAPTEGTEGGRERSSSDNQAIRAAACLSEASEDKPETISSQPNKRTAVVTEAATRDGYSVGPSKTNVQKYEDGHLTNDRYLKPLEDQITGEDDKMWNIVASKKKKPSAPNIKSPVESDLQTSLPLPTATKGQKKNAKKSEAKKAQRHVDEIDRLQRLAKHKKDLERERINELYSTHNAQSGREKRLGAKATVTSTGKLAWD from the exons ATGCCCCATATATCCACAGAAACTGCTGTAGGAGTGATCCTGCTTGTCATACTTATATTGGGGTCTCAATTATACCCTAGCGCAATAACTGGCAGTCCTCCCCCAACTTCCCCATCTGCTTCTACTCCAGTCGGCGAGCTGAACAAGAAGTCTAAGAAGaagcccaagaagaagctcaaaTCTCAGAAATTCACGGCAGAAACTGCTCACAAAGGCAGTCCTTTGGCCACTGCAGCCGCCACCGCTGATGGTGCCAACCTGCCCGATGCACGCGAAGAGCAAGCCGATTTCAGGCTTACAGAAGATAGGAAAGGTAACATACTTGCAGAAAGGCCTTTCCTTGACGATCGTGAGGAAAACATTGGCAG TTTCGCGCCCACTGAAGGAACtgaaggagggcgagagcgatcatcatctgatAATCAAGCCATAAGGGCTGCAGCCTGCCTGTCGGAGGCATCAGAGGACAAGCCTGAGACGATCAGTTCTCAACCTAATAAAAGGACTGCTGTTGTGACAGAAGCAGCCACGCGTGATGGTTATTCCGTCGGCCCATCGAAGACAAATGTGCAGAAATACGAAGACGGTCACTTGACGAACGACAGATATCTGAAACCGCTCGAGGATCAGATAACAGGCGAGGATGACAAGATGTGGAACATAGTAGCatccaaaaagaaaa AGCCATCAGCGCCAAACATCAAATCGCCTGTCGAATCTGATTTACAAACTTCTTTACCTCTTCCAACTGCCACCAAGGGTCAAAAGAAAAATGCGAAAAAATCAGAGGCAAAGAAAGCTCAACGGCACGTCGACGAGATTGATCGCTTGCAAAGATTGGCCAAACACAAGAAAGATCTCGAACG AGAACGTATTAACGAACTGTACTCGACCCACAACGCACAGTCCGGCCGAGAGAAGCGTTTGGGGGCCAAGGCAACAGTGACCTCCACGGGCAAGCTTGCTTGGGATTAA
- a CDS encoding hypothetical protein (Match to ESTs gb|CF184926.1|CF184926, gb|CF184920.1|CF184920, gb|CF184297.1|CF184297): MFPSTGKDSMLMEIAGPTSPLSTKKRKRMDQTSSHPLPTNHEVDMPDMASRTGREGWTYHLEILQEPLRARACGFGNKDRRPLTPPPIIRLWIQDALGNQVDPNIVDSNTIILQVDLCSADGHEGRNVVRHPVGPGSVPAVVSVSENVRSGHVDPSTLPTTSTAVSEQPYRNSSMDYSSWPEQYSSESSDRTTPGWTYQDAFVSSPRIAGTRPPMARRVRTPTRPSTAPSLRPPAWSVDVSQRPLYEEALPPISALAENIRDPSGRPWFPDPHINTQRPTSSSSLRSRPHTSHSTDLSTAPTDYSFGRPTTTSSTGSWHLSADSEYKGFALENQAAEGSKPGPGAKSNDPNVPISSAETQATSPESFLPGSFTDRFTQNDSPRVPYSYHNSHYRSDVAPGKERDSFHSPDLDTMKETRCFAPASVASTLVLVGKRHTPCNKLKDEHGRLGLFFFATDLGVRTEGRFCLRMKIMDLSLFLRPPNPGDSTPILAETISQPIEVYSAKRFPGVIPTTKLTRLFAAQGIKLAVRESHKQKHRSKENVDMDVQDEIEEDEDGQ; encoded by the exons ATGTTCCCCTCAACAGGCAAAGACTCGATGCTCATGGAGATTGCCGGCCCAACGTCCCCACTTTcaaccaaaaaaaggaaaagaatggATCAAACATCCAGCCATCCATTACCAACAAACCATGAGGTCGACATGCCCGATATGGCATCCAGAACTGGTCGAGAGGGATG GACATACCATCTTGAAATCTTACAAGAGCCTCTAAGGGCCAGGGCTTGTGGTTTTGGTAATAAG GATCGCAGACCCCTTACGCCCCCTCCTATTATCCGATTGTGGATTCAAGATGCTTTAGGAAATCAAGTGGATCCCAA CATAGTTGATTCCAACACCATAATCCTCCAGGTCGACTTATGTTCGGCTGACGGGCacgaaggaagaaacgTGGTAAGACATCCAGTGGGACCTGGCAGTGTTCCTGCAGTTGTCTCAGTGAGCGAAAATGTTAGGTCAGGTCATGTAGATCCTTCGACTCTTCCAACTACATCCACAGCGGTGTCTGAACAGCCCTATAGGAATA GTAGCATGGACTATTCTTCATGGCCTGAGCAATATTCCTCGGAATCTTCCGACCGGACCACTCCGGGGTGGACTTATCAAGATGCCTTTGTCTCTTCACCACGCATTGCCGGAACTCGCCCTCCCATGGCTCGACGAGTACGCACTCCCACTCGACCTTCCACTGCGCCCTCCTTACGTCCTCCGGCATGGAGCGTTGATGTCTCTCAACGGCCATTGTATGAGgaagctcttcctccgatTTCTGCACTTGCAGAAAATATTCGCGACCCCTCTGGGCGCCCCTGGTTTCCCGACCCCCACATTAATACGCAAAGGCCGACAAGTAGCAGTTCTTTGCGGAGCCGCCCTCACACATCCCACTCGACTGATTTGAGTACAGCTCCCACCGACTACTCATTTGGGAGACCTACGACCACAAGTTCCACCGGTAGCTGGCATCTATCGGCCGATTCAGAGTATAAGGGTTTCGCACTTGAAAACCAAGCTGCTGAAGGCTCAAAACCTGGCCCCGGAGCAAAATCCAATGATCCTAACGTACCTATATCATCCGCGGAAACTCAAGCAACATCACCTGaatcttttcttcccgGTTCTTTTACTGACCGCTTCACTCAAAACGACTCGCCCCGTGTACCATACTCGTACCACAACTCCCATTATCGGTCGGATGTCGCGCCGGGCAAGGAGCGGGACTCTTTCCATAGTCCAGACCTAGATACTATGAAGGAAACCCGCTGTTTCGCACCAGCAAGCGTTGCGTCGACTTTGGTTTTGGTTGGGAAACGTCACACCCCTTGTAACAAACTAAAAGATGAGCATGGACGGTTAGGTCTATTTTTCTTCGCCACGGATCTGGGAGTGCGGACAGAAGGGAGATTTTGCCTGCGAATGAAGATCATGGATCTAAGCCT CTTCTTACGGCCTCCTAACCCAGGCGATAGCACGCCCATATTGGCGGAAACTATCAGTCAACCAATAGAAGTGTA TTCTGCAAAACGCTTTCCTGGAGTCATACCTACTACTAAACTCACTCGTTTGTTTGCTGCTCAGGGAATCAAATTGGCTGTCAGAGAAAGTCATAAACAAAAGCACCGCAGCAAAGAGAACGTAGATATGGATGTTCAAGATGAAatcgaggaagatgaagatggtcaATGA